The DNA window TGTTTGTGACGGAACGTCGGCAGCTGTTCTGCAGCTGCCAGCTGCGTCGACCGAGTAATTGCACCTCAACCGTCGACGCATCGAGCCGACGGCAGCTAGCGCGACCcgccctctgacctctgttaACCGAGGTCGACACGGCGGGGGTCAGCGTCGGCGAAAAACAACTCTGTTTTATTCCGAAGGAGTTTTCCTGGCTCCCTTTACGCAGTAATTATATTCCAAATCATTATGTGTTGTAAAGTCTATTGACCCCTGGTAAACTTATATTTACCAAGCTGGAACAGTTAATGAAATAGTCTTTTAATTAGTCCCCATCTTAAGGGTGGACTGTCtaaagggtgggggtgggaggaggtggggggggggggttgttttgttttggcttTGAGGTTGACTGAAAGGTGCAGATCCGCCATCCTGAGATGAAGCGGGAAAATCTTAATTAGGACGCGCGGTTCAGCTGCCTAAAGTCGAAGTTAACGCCGttgcacggggggggggggggtgggtaggctggaggaaaggggggggcaCCTGCAGCCGAGGCCTAATCCTGAGGAGTCCAGATCAATGAAAGAATGCcataatttctttcttttgttgtatttcttcttgttttttaaaCGCAAGCTCGTTTTTCAGGCTTGACTGATTGAAAGTGGTCCGACTACTCAAGGTAACaactaagtgtgtgtgtgtgtgtgtgtgtggggggggggggtccttttctttcctgcttgTATAATGCAGTCTTTGGCAGGCTCTCCCTTTGTATCAAATACATTAGGACGCAAATGCGCGCTAACTTAAAAATGCTCATGTGAAAAAACACGGAATGTATTAAATTAATGGTCTCTTTTGCCTGGGGGCAGTAATGAAAAGGGACCCCCAATGAGTTCATTTTTCACGGCTTTGGTTATGCGCTCAACACTCTAATTGAATTTCAATGTAAGTTTTACAAAGTCTTTATTACGCCGACTCTTGATGTAAATCACATGTGATCTATCGCGGGACGTCGGCCCATTAAGTCCTTTAATTGTGACATGCACTTCCTGCGCACCTCATGCTTTTATGCCTTTTCCTCCTTATCAAAATTGTCAGTTTCGTCTGTTATCCGCGACTCTTGAGCGCGGGTGGAGGGAAGGGGTCGCCGTGCACTTCCATGAGAACAGCGCCTTAAAAGAAGTAATTGCTCATCTCCCCCACGGTGGGAGAGGGAACAGCAGCCGACAGCCTGAGTAGACTCACGGATACACCAGTCAGAAGGATTTGCCAGATGCTGGCAGACGGCTGCACGCTGCAGTTTTATTTGGGAAAAGTGTGTTATTAGATCATcacgagaggaggaaaaaggactTCCAAAGACCCGATGGGAGGCTTTTAGACAAATCTGCTCTGCGTTTCCAAATAAAAGACAACACATTCAGGGTTTCCTCCATGCTGGGGAAAAAACCGAGGAGGCTCCGGGCGGGCGAAGGTCTCGGTCACTTTTCTACGTCTCCATCTAGTGTTTCTGCCTCTCGAACATCCTGAGAGGAAAATAGGAAACCGCGAcctcccttttcctccaccCTCAAGGAGATAAGTctaaaaacatcaaacacacGGATGGACGGAAATCTGATTCAGTGTCTGTATGTTTTTCATCGACAGCGTAGCTGCGTGTGGGTGCGCGCGTGTGTCTGAAGTCGCGGGGCTGAATCGAGCTGATCATTAGAAAGGGGAAGAGGCTTGACCTGATATTTCCTCTGTTGTTTGCTCAGGAAAGGGACGTTATTGTAAAAGGGCCGTAAAGATAAATAAGCTCGCCGTTTCCATGGCAAAGGCACAAACAGCGGCCGCCGAAGACAAAAGAGCAGAGGACAATAAATCCAGCACTGTCAATTTTGTTTAGTTTTCGGAGTGTTTTTGAGGGAAATATGGTTTCAAAACAAGAGGCCACATCCATTTTTCCACAGGGAAAGGGAAATCAGATCTTTTCGCTGTGCTTTTTTTGTCTGACGGAGCCTCGGTTCGGTCGTGTACATTACTTTCCAGGCCGCGCCGTCCTGATTGGTAATAGGAATATCTGACACCATTTTGCCTCCGCTTCAGGAAGCTCCTTGTACAGCTGTATACATGTTTTTATAGCCTCTGAAAGAAAGGGTATTGTCTTTAAATTCCTAAGAATACTCTGTCCAGCCCTGAAATTTTAAGTGGAAAACCATCCCAGGTCCTGTTTTTTCACAAGCTGAACAATCAAGAGTGACCCTCCCCGGTGGGGTCAGGAAGAGTTCATCTGACCCCATCAATCCATGAGAAAGCTACCATGTTTattacccccccaaaaaataactATCCACTTCAGTTTTtgacatattgctcagtgctgGATGTTTATCATGGAGGAACTGCCCTCTCGAGAAGGTCTCATCACTCAGCAGAGGTACAAAAGGTACCAGAACACCATACTGGTGGCCAGCACAGCTCCACAGGACCTTTCCCATTGACATTTTTAGGATCCTAGATAACCTGGATTGAAACATTGAACTCTTCTGTGGTGTGTTGTGCTCCGCCTCATTTTTCCAGATAATGCATTGAAGCCACCGCTCTGGTCCTCCAGCATCGTACAGACCAGTTTAAGTCTCCTCAGCTTTTCACaggtctgtttctgtgtgtgcaacATCCAGCccctctggtctctgctgttCTTCCATCgatccaaacacagatgaaggGAAGCTTGTTGACATGAAATAAAGGGTCCTTCAGCCCACATCCCCACTCCTGGAGAATTCTGGAAAAGCTgaatctttcctttttttcattcaaatttggGGGTTGAGAGAAAGTTTTACTCTGGTTATTTCGGTGGAAAAGCAGCAAAGTTTTCCAACATCTTGATGATGAAGTTtctgtggtgggaaaaaaagggtttctGCATGAGCAATGCTTAAATATGGCTCCCCTGCACCACTTTTGGtcattcttcattttaaaaCGTTCTTCCAGGATGTTAAATAACATACTTACTCAACCTGGAGCTGTGTTTTAGATATCTAACCCCTTTAACTACTGGCCGCTCGGTGAAACGTGTCACCTTCATGCACACTGCGCTTTTTTTAAAGGAGCAATCGAGACCAGAGATTAAGGCTGAAATTCATAGATGACGAATTTCTCAATGAGGGAGAAAGAATTGATGAGATTCCTGTACTTTTGTGGAGGTTTAAACCTCTTTTTAATGTAGGAAGGCTATCAGGGATTCCACAGCGTCATAAAGCAAAACCTCTCCGTCGCTGCCCTCTCCGACAGCTCGCCCTGCAGTCTCATCGCCGGGGGAGACGAGCCCCCCGTCACCAGTGAGGTGTGATGAGGGACCGGCCTTATCGCTCCAATACAAGAGCAAACAGGGGAGTCTTTCCAGCACGTTGTCTCACAGAGCCGGGATCACTGCCCTCCACAAAGCCCCGACACACCGCCAATCCCAAACACAGCTTTATCTTGACAGTTTGCCGCGCTTTGTTTGCCTTTTCTGTGAAGGCCGGGGATGAAAGCGCCGCCTCCGTGAGCCGTGTGTGATGAGATGTAATTGTTAACGTTCCCTGCCTCTTTTTATTAGCCAGGCATACACAGGCGGCAGGTACGGGCCTTCGCAGTGATGTGGAGGACTCTCCCCTCGCTGCTCCTGTGTGTTACTCAAGTACTAGTTAGCGCTAAGGTGGCAGGAGTGGAGCCCCGAGCTCGTTGACatcggcaacaacaacaacaacaacaaacaggaatTGATGGCGAGTGTTTATTATCTGGTTTAATTGCTCCTCATTTGGAGGATCTGACAGTTGCGGttaatgagagagggagaggaggcatGTGCTGCTGGCAGCGAGCGTCATGGTGTACGACATGTATGCATGCACTCgcgtgcccgtgtgtgtgtgtgtgtgcgtgtgtgtgtgtgtgtgtgtgtaacaggaacacaggaatgTTGAAAGTGTTTTGTGAATTATTAAAACAGACCACTGAATCAGGATTATTTAAAATCCAACCAAGAAAGGTCTGAACTTGTGACATCTCACAAGTCAGTgtgctcacgcacacacacacgcacgcgcgcacacacacatccacacactcctgcaggGCCGGATCTTTGCTCCTACACAGGCCCAGACCCCAGAGCCAGAGCAGAACAGCCAAATGGAGCCTCTTCCTCGCTGTTTCATCTGGGCCACAGCAGCTCTGGCTCTGCTCCAACTAGGGACCTCCCTGACATCGTGCACTGTcacgcacacccacacccgATCGCGACCCAACAGGGAGAAGCATCGACGCCAGTAGGCGTTGTGGTGGGAAGCAGAACGTGCATTGATGACATGGCCAAACGAAAGCGCCACCTCCGGCGCCATCCGAtgctcttctccccctccattCATAAATTGCTGTTGGAGGAGGACGGACCGAGTTAAACGGGCCGTACCCGGGCCTTTTACTGCTCCAGCTCAGTGGGCCCACGTGGGAACAATTATCGGTGTACGGGAGTTTGGCGAGGGCTCCGTAGCAACGTCTGCGTCTGTTTTTGTTTACCTTTGGCTGCTGCTGGATAATGTCACCAGCACATCTGCTACTGTGCAAGGCAGCCGTGGTTACATGCGTGGTTGACCCGTGATTCTGTAATTACTCGCCAAACGAGATGAAGAGGTCCAGCAAACCACTCAAAGCTGCACAAAGCCTtcctccccacccctcctcttcttctctccagtgGCataaaccccccacccccaccctgagAGACGGAGGGCTGGCAGCCAGCAAGCAGAGGATGCTGAAGTGGCATTTAATGACCCAAAGTTGTCCACAACAGTAATTCTGACTTCATTTCGGTGCCATTAAATTGTCAGTCAGTTAACGATGCTCTCTTCCTATTACGCGGGATCAAATGTGGTTATTCTCGAACGAGCCGAGATGAGACGCACTTATCAGGtttcctgatctgatctggTTGCTCGTTTGCGGTCACGTGGCAGCTCGGTTTGTCACCCAGGGCCCGTTCACCCCGAAGACGCCCACCATTCTAAATAGTCCATCAAAGCGGCCCCGCGGAGGGAGACGCCATAAGAGGGGTCAGATCGGGACAAGCATGCCGGGCCCACATGGATTTATAACAAGACAACATCTAAAGACCAACAGTCGCGTAAACAGGGCTGCAGTCGGTGACACGAGACAAAAACCTTCAAAGTTGATCCTCTGAAAGTTCCAAATTATTgagcgtttctttttttttgttgttccgCAATCAGAAGGAGGGCAATCAAGACCGAACTTGTTTATAATAATGATGAGTAATTATGAATAATAACAATGAAGACCATATATGGATCACTACACAGAGGCGGCGTGTGCGGGGGCTGGGTGCCACCATGCTTAGCATCTCCCAGATGTGCAAACCATATGTTCTgagagaaattaaaagaaaaaagagaagaaaaaaagacagacatGAAAGGAATTTGCAACTTGGAAAAAGCAGCAAACAGTCAGTACAGATAGCGTTATGGCCAAAAAGAAGCCACATGAAAGAccctatttatttttaaaaatttttgCACCACTTATTCCATTTCCTGTTCATAAGTTCTCCCAGCAGATGGTGACCAAAGGCACGTGGAAGTTTGGAGTTTCTGCCTCACAGCCCGACGTATATGATGCATGTAACGGCGTGAAGCGGCGCCTTTATCATTTACAGATGCTTTGGTGCGTACCAGGAGGTCACCACAGCAGAGGTGAACAAAAGGGTGGAAACAAAACCGAAACACGCCATATTCAGTTATTTTAGTAAAGAGGATCTGTTTCAAATCTGCGGTTTCGTATGGAAAAGTGTTTATTTCAAATCACAGCTGGCAAAGATCCCACTGTATAATCAACAGTAACATTTAGATAACCTCTTGGAAATTACAGCATCTTGACAATTAGGTTCTTGTGGCTGCTTATTTTTAACTAGGCATgagatatttgtgtttttaaggtaAATTCATGCCGAAGTAAGGTTTGTTGGGACAACAGCATTGCaaatatgtattatttattgTCTTTTCTGAATAAATCATGTTTCATCAGGCACTTTGCTTCCATGTGATTTTATGAGCTGCATATTGTGGCAAGTTGCCCACCAACTAAAACAGCCTAACAAGGTCAAATATATTTTGTTATAGTTAGTAGGGGGTGATTCGTCAAGCATAATTCCTTTTGTCCCCCTTGTTGTTCACTTCTCATTCcccaaacaaataaaaaaaacctatttTTCACTCATAACTACAAATAAAATCAGTGTATGTACAGTGTTATTGAACGTAATGCTGTTGGCAGACGAAAAGAAGGCCATTTTCATCGCGAAAATAGATCAAATGTGTTAATTTCCAACATCTGCAGACAAGCTGTGGGTCCCTCTTCAAATAAGACGGAAAACGCGTTGAACGCTGCCCTCTACTGTCGAGTCGGTGTACTGCAGCAGATACGCGAAACTCAAGGGCAAACGTTAACAGTTGTAAAACAAATGCTGGGAGTCTTTTTTATGATGGcataaagacatttaattgGTCAGCATGGCTGTCTTTCTATGTCTTATTAATACTATGCATTAGAATGTTCACAATAAAAGAGGTGTAACTACATTGCTGCTCACTCACTCAAGTTTCTAATTCTACCAAATGaacttcagctgctgctgatggtctTTGTCTCCACTGGATGTGGTGAATTGTCGGTATTGCGGCTCAGCTAATGACTCTGAACGTTCGGCTGCGGTCGGTGGCCCGAGCAAGGCCGGCTCTGCATTCATGGTCACATTTAGAAAATCCAGCTTGGTTCTTTCAGTCGCATTATTGGAGGCGGCGCCGTCGCCACCAAACACCACAGACGCATTTGCAGCTCGCTGCGCAGACGTAGCATCCATGTGGAGGTCAGGAGTGCTGTTCTCCAGCTGCACGCGCGTCTCTTCGCGTCTCTTGAGCAGGGGCCCATCTGAGGGCCCAGGAGAGGTCATGACCCCGTGTGACACAACAGGCCCAACTGTGAGTATAAAAcatcagatagatagatagatagatagatagatagatagatagatagatagagatagatagatagatagatagatagatagatagatagatagatagatagatagatagatagatagatagatagatagatagatagatagatagatagatagatagatagatagatagatagatagatagatagatagatagatgcagcttAACATTAAACAGCTTTAATGTGTAAAGTTAGATGATGACAGATCGACCGAGCAGCAAACAAAAATAAGAGTCTGGCATGTGCAGTAAAACGGCCATTGGATGAATCATATCCTGCAGTAATTAATCACCACTTTAGTTTTATGTGTTAATCAGCAGCAGGCTCACCTGTGCATGGCAGTGTGTTCTCTATGCTCCACTGCATTTTGTGATTTGTCTCTTTGAAGGAGAGCAGCACACCGACCCTGTAGAACGGCTGCAGGAGGCGTTTGCTGTCGGGGCAGGCCTGTAAAACAAACCCCCGGCTCAGGCTCGGACCCTTATTGGGGAAGATGCAGTGAAAACAGGAGCCCGTCCTGCTGACCTTTGTCTGGAGTATTTGGGCCGAGGGGATGGTGAGTGTCACAAACTGGCTGGTCTCCTGCACAGTGAAACGATCCGTCTGGTTCACCGACACGCTGCTGACTGTCAGCGCTTcggggtcatggctgcctcgtTTGGTCAGACCCACGTGCCTTTTGAGAATGTGCAGCACAATGTCCTCTTTAATGGAGGTGGTCACTATAATACAGGGCAAAATGTCCTCAAAAGTGTGTATATTTAttataatacatttttttaaaagtattagTATTAGACAGGTTGTAGTTTCTTCTTGCTACTAAAGGCAGCAGATTACCTGTTGGACATATGGCTTCCATACTGTAGGCATACTGGCCGCTGACTAGCTTCAATGCCAGGAATTCTCCTACATTTCCCAAAACCTGCATCAACAACAAACAGGGCAAAATTATCCAACATCCGTTGCGATGCGTAAGcagaccactagatggcggaaTTGAACGTGTTGAAGATTTACATCGACAGGGCTCAAGACCTCCGTCCTCCTGCCCTGAACTGAGACGTTCGTCCCTCTCACAGCGGTGCTCATCTGGATCAGGCTGGCATCCTCCAGAGCAACAATGAAGTCGCCCAGAGACAGAAACCACTGCAGCTGCGTGACCAAACACACGCTCAACAAAGATTTACCTCCAGACGTCCAAGCAAATAAAGGATTGAGGCATCAAAATAAATTAGTACCTCATTTCCCCAGTTGACATTGGGAACTTCTCTGGTCACCTAATGATGGGAACAAACCTGATCAAAATCTATGATTGAAATGATCCAAATACGACCATGGCATGCTTACCTGGATAAACTCTGGGTCACACTGGATTTGCTCTCTGCAGGGTAGCACAGAAACCACAGGACACTTCATTATAAGCCTTGGAGACCTGCTTCTGAAGCCGTTTATCCTCTTCAGATTCAGTACAAGTACATGGTATCCACGCTGAATGAGAGCCAGAGATGTACCAGTGACGAAGCTTGGCCGCAAATGTCAAAATCTGTGAATGCAGACTAGAAAATGCTCCGACAGTTTGACAAACCTGATGCTGCACCGAGCAGCCAGAGTAACTGGCTCTAAAAAGGAAGTCATTGTTTGAGTCTTTGTGCAGTGAGAATCCACAGGCAGACAGCTGGAGGTTCAGGTGATCCAGAGAGGCAAGACTGACTGTTGGGAAAAAACCTGATATTCAGCTtgtcttcagtgtgtgtgtgtgtgtgtgtgtgtgtgcgtgtgtgttgtggggaATCACCTTTGCTCTGTAAGGTCTCTGACATCCAGACTCTCAGTTCTTGTGCTCTTGCACTGTGGATCGTCGTCTCCATATATTCAGAAAAACACGTCACACCTTctgaaaagacacaaaatacaaaaatgcacCACATCCTGCGAGAACACCGGGAGCAATAGTGTCAGTCAAATAAATCGGTTCAATATACCTGATGATGTCGGCGTCTCAATCAATTCTCTTTTTTGGACAGGAGATGCATCCCCCAGAATAAAACGCAGTACAAAACTGTAGAAAGAACCCTAACGTGAGATGTtatatcaataataataaatttgATGATGCTTAAAATGTATTGTACTCACACAAGTCTGCAGAAATTTGTCTTGTCCATACCGCTTGCCCTAAAAGAAATGCCCGTAAGAAGTCTGATCCTGTATTTGTAGGCAGGTGGGGAAACAGGTGTGTTTGCGTTGCGTTTTTATGTGTAAGTGACAAAAACTTCAAAAAGAACCATCATTGTCTCCAAAAGGTCTTTAAAACGATTTAGCTGCATCTATTCACTTCCTTAGAtcttacttcttttttttacacccACATTCCAAAGGAGAAGAATTAGGTATCATAGTCGTGCactataaaacattttattccatttttagatgttcatttatttaacattattCCCACTGCATACTTTTGTTTGGGTTCAACGTTCCGTTGAGCAGTTGGGGGGAGATCCAACAAACTAATCTTTGAGGGTTGAAGGATTGAAACGCTCGTTCAGCAGAGGTAATTGTACAATATTAGAAAGTAAAAGATTTAGCTATATTACAGGTGAATACACCCTTAAAGGCAAACTACTAgtgaaatttatttttaaagtaaatttcTCCACCCCTACCAAAATTCACAATGTACTCTGCCATCGGCATGATGTCATCTGTTGAAGCTGGCCGGCCATTTTGTTAGCTAGCGTGTGGCGATAGGGTTAGCTTTGCAGTCACTTTTTTCTGATGCTTCTGCTGTTATATTGCCGCAAATAGCATTCCCTATCGACATTTGTATTTGAGGGTAATTTTCGACAGCACTTTGTTAGACAGGAGCACTATTTGGGTGTTTGATGTCAGTAAAAACGCGTCAAACTGGATGGTCATTCATTTTTTCCAAGCTGTCTTGAGTTTGCTAGCTTGTTAGCGAGCCAGCTAACTTGCTTCAACGTGCTACCAGTGACGAATTTTAAAGAACTTGTAAGTTTTCATGGCCGCAAATATTAAACATTGGGGCAATCGGTGGCGGTGCGTCTTCTGCGTTTTATAAGATTTCGTTGTCTGCCTTTGAGTGCCCTTGCAGTTGAGTTGCGTCACCTTGCTAACTGGAGAAACTTCGCTAGAAACTCGCGTGCATCGTTACAGTGTTTACTGGTAACTTGAGCTCTAGCCTGGACCGGCCTTCAACCCCCTGGAGTCATGCCGTATTTATACATTCGTGTGGCCgaggatgaaaatgaagagCCCATGGAGATCCCATCGGAGGACGACGGAACGGTCCTCCTGTCATCCGTGGCAGCGCAGTTCCCAGGGGCGTGCGGGCTACGGTACAGGAACCCGGAGACGCAGTGCCTGAGGGGGGTCCGGCTTCTGGAGGGCGTCCTGTACGCACCGGAGAACGACTGGGGAAACCTGGTGTACATCGTCAATTACCCAAAAGGTGAGACCAGGTTTGGTGGCCGGGACTTTGTCTCTGTCCAGCTTAACTTGAAATATGTAGCCTAGACAAGAGTGTTCTCATGAAGAATGATTGCTTGTTTCTACGGTAAACCTTAATCATTCAtattcttttcttcagtttcacCAACATCTGATGCATCTGAGGCCGCGTCGATTTATGTTTCAGATAATAaaaggaagatggaggaaataGATGCTGCCTCTGCAGTGAAAGTTAAAAGGGGCTTTCAGAAAACGTCGGATCTCATCGTTCTTGGGCTGCCGTGGAAAACGACAGAACAAGATCTGAAAGATTATTTCAGTACCTTTGGAGAAGTCATCATGGTACAGGTAAAACATCCTCATGCTGTTGGATATTTTTAGACCGCTCATTTGAGGATGTGCAGCttgatttagtttttttttttttttttttctaaaattgtATCTGTTTCGCTCCAGGTCAAGAGAGATCTAAAGACCGGCAACTCCAAAGGCTTCGGCTTTGTCCGGTTCACCGACTATGAGACGCAGATTAAAGTGATCGCTCAGAGGCACTTGATCGATGGTCGGTGGTGCGACTGCAAACTTCCTAACTCAAAGGTACCGGAGCAACATTACCGGAATCGAACCCAAATGATAGGCCGATAATGATGGCTGGGATTCAGTTGGGAGTGTTTTTGTGAAGAGAATCCAAAACGGAAAATTGTGAAAGTGAAAAATAGCAAGATTCCACAGCGGCAGCTGATCTCCGGCTTTTGTTGTCTGTCCTGCAGGCGTGTCCCGATGATCGTAAAGTCTTTGTTGGCCGCTGCACAGAGGACATGACGGCCGAGGAACTGAGACAGTACTTTATGCAGTACGGCGAGGTCACCGACGTCTTTATCCCCAAACCTTTCCGGGCTTTTGCGTTTGTCACGTTCGCGGATCATCAGGTGAGAGTCTGGAAAAGCGAGGAGCGACTTTGACCCGTTTGGGGTTCCGATACTAACGGTGCTGTGATTTGCTGTCCAGGTTGCTCAGGCCCTGTGTGGAGAGGACTTGATCATCAAGGGCGTCAGCGTGCACATCTCCAATGCCGAACCAAAACACAATAATAGTAGGCAAATGACGGAAGGAGGGCAGTCCGGGGCTGGTGGGTTCAGCCAGGGCTACGGCAGTAATCGTTCTGGGGCTAATTTAGCGGGGATGGGGCTTAACCCGGCCATGGTAGCCGCTGCTCTGCAGAGGAGTTGGGGGGTGATGGGCATGCTGGCTAACCAGCAGGGTCTGACCACAGCGGCGGGCACAGCCAGTACCACCCGTGATCAGACCTTCAGCTCTGCCAGCACCAGCTACAGCGGCCCCGGCTCAGCGGGCGTCAGCTGGGTCCCAGGCACTAACGCGGCCTCTAGTGGCGGCTTCAGTCCTGGGTTTGGTAACTCTGCAGAACCCAGCAAGTCTTCCAACTGGGGCATTTAGAACTTAGCGTTAGCCTTTTCTCTAGTCAAGCTAGGTCAGTCTGGTAAGTATAACTACAGGGAGAACTCTTTGTACCTTATTTGAAGACAAAATcgccttttattttgtttaaagaGAATTTATATGAGACGTTTGAGCAGTTTTTGTAGTTGCACACTGAATGTGTCGCACTCTGTTAATGCGCATTTATGTTACATGTTGTGATCATGATCAAAAGAGCCCCTTTTCCCCATAATTCCTCATGTGTATGCGCCTGAAagcatcatttatttaaaaaaaaaaaaaaaaaacttttttttttggttgtcaTCTTTTGGAACCGACCTGATGAAAATCTCTTCTGCAGTTCATCAAGCGTTCCCCAATTTCCCGGGAGGAATGGCCACACTGGCAGCAATGTTCAACAGATCTCAGTATCAGTTCCCCTCTTCCCATGTGTAAATGCTTTGACATCAAAGAACACAACTTCACTCTGCATTTACTGTGTGGACGGTGGGTGTCGTCTCCTTTCCATCTCCCCTTTATTAGGCATTAGTGTTTGGAGATCAGTGGTTGGTGAGAATGAGCCGTTATGAGAGCGAGCATGCGAGCGTGTGCTTGTCAGAGGAGACGAACCTGTGGATTTGTGCGGGCGCGGGCGCATCACGCCGCCGCTGTTGCCACCAATCCTCTGCAAGGTTCAAGCGCTGCGCCCGTCTGTACCTGGTACCTCTTGACTGTCTGAGTCTGATGTGCGTGCTGGCTGTCTgtgctccacttcctcctctgctctgtgtgGAAAGGCGACTCTGGAGCGAGCTCGGAGGGTGGCGTGTTGAGTGCTTGTTCCTCTGTGGAGGTTGTGTTTCTGACTCTGATTTGTGAGGAGAATAAGCAGAACCTGACGTATTTCTGTCTATGTGGATGACACTGAACTGCCCGCACTTTAATCCACATGTGTAGGGGCCTCGGACACGGACAGCCCAGGTTTTCGTCCAGGTTGGAGTCACttgcagaggagctgaagatgTCGGCGGGACTTCCACTGGAATTGTTGCATGACTGCCTTATTCCTGAAAAGGACCATCTTCACTTCGCTAGCAAGaccccctctctcgctctctccccgcCCCACCCGACCACAGCGCTAAGAAAATTCTAGCGGACCGAACCCAATTGGGCCGAAGGCATTTGTCTCCACCCACAAACGCCACAAATTGACCCAGACTCACTCCCACCTCCAGCATCGCTCCGACTTGTGAAAGACAAAACCTGCCTTAAATTGAAAACCCTGCATCTCTGTCAGCGAatcgtctctctctgtcctgatTAATCACCGATAACAGGATCGTATTTACGGCTTGGTTTCCCTTTGGTGTGAATCCTGAGGAGGCAGC is part of the Takifugu flavidus isolate HTHZ2018 chromosome 8, ASM371156v2, whole genome shotgun sequence genome and encodes:
- the c8h1orf127 gene encoding uncharacterized protein C1orf127 homolog isoform X2; the protein is MDKTNFCRLVFVLRFILGDASPVQKRELIETPTSSGVTCFSEYMETTIHSARAQELRVWMSETLQSKVSLASLDHLNLQLSACGFSLHKDSNNDFLFRASYSGCSVQHQRGYHVLVLNLKRINGFRSRSPRLIMKCPVVSVLPCREQIQCDPEFIQVTREVPNVNWGNELQWFLSLGDFIVALEDASLIQMSTAVRGTNVSVQGRRTEVLSPVDVLGNVGEFLALKLVSGQYAYSMEAICPTVTTSIKEDIVLHILKRHVGLTKRGSHDPEALTVSSVSVNQTDRFTVQETSQFVTLTIPSAQILQTKVSRTGSCFHCIFPNKGPSLSRGFVLQACPDSKRLLQPFYRVGVLLSFKETNHKMQWSIENTLPCTVGPVVSHGVMTSPGPSDGPLLKRREETRVQLENSTPDLHMDATSAQRAANASVVFGGDGAASNNATERTKLDFLNVTMNAEPALLGPPTAAERSESLAEPQYRQFTTSSGDKDHQQQLKFIW
- the c8h1orf127 gene encoding uncharacterized protein C1orf127 homolog isoform X5, translating into MDKTNFCRLVFVLRFILGDASPVQKRELIETPTSSEGVTCFSEYMETTIHSARAQELRVWMSETLQSKVSLASLDHLNLQLSACGFSLHKDSNNDFLFRASYSGCSVQHQRGYHVLVLNLKRINGFRSRSPRLIMKCPVVSVLPCREQIQCDPEFIQVTREVPNVNWGNELQWFLSLGDFIVALEDASLIQMSTAVRGTNVSVQGRRTEVLSPVDVLGNVGEFLALKLVSGQYAYSMEAICPTVTTSIKEDIVLHILKRHVGLTKRGSHDPEALTVSSVSVNQTDRFTVQETSQFVTLTIPSAQILQTKACPDSKRLLQPFYRVGVLLSFKETNHKMQWSIENTLPCTDGPLLKRREETRVQLENSTPDLHMDATSAQRAANASVVFGGDGAASNNATERTKLDFLNVTMNAEPALLGPPTAAERSESLAEPQYRQFTTSSGDKDHQQQLKFIW
- the c8h1orf127 gene encoding uncharacterized protein C1orf127 homolog isoform X4, coding for MDKTNFCRLVFVLRFILGDASPVQKRELIETPTSSEGVTCFSEYMETTIHSARAQELRVWMSETLQSKVSLASLDHLNLQLSACGFSLHKDSNNDFLFRASYSGCSVQHQRGYHVLVLNLKRINGFRSRSPRLIMKCPVVSVLPCREQIQCDPEFIQVTREVPNVNWGNELQWFLSLGDFIVALEDASLIQMSTAVRGTNVSVQGRRTEVLSPVDVLGNVGEFLALKLVSGQYAYSMEAICPTVTTSIKEDIVLHILKRHVGLTKRGSHDPEALTVSSVSVNQTDRFTVQETSQFVTLTIPSAQILQTKACPDSKRLLQPFYRVGVLLSFKETNHKMQWSIENTLPCTVGPVVSHGVMTSPGPSDGPLLKRREETRVQLENSTPDLHMDATSAQRAANASVVFGGDGAASNNATERTKLDFLNVTMNAEPALLGPPTAAERSESLAEPQYRQFTTSSGDKDHQQQLKFIW
- the c8h1orf127 gene encoding uncharacterized protein C1orf127 homolog isoform X3, with product MDKTNFCRLVFVLRFILGDASPVQKRELIETPTSSEGVTCFSEYMETTIHSARAQELRVWMSETLQSKVSLASLDHLNLQLSACGFSLHKDSNNDFLFRASYSGCSVQHQRGYHVLVLNLKRINGFRSRSPRLIMKCPVVSVLPCREQIQCDPEFIQVTREVPNVNWGNELQWFLSLGDFIVALEDASLIQMSTAVRGTNVSVQGRRTEVLSPVDVLGNVGEFLALKLVSGQYAYSMEAICPTVTTSIKEDIVLHILKRHVGLTKRGSHDPEALTVSSVSVNQTDRFTVQETSQFVTLTIPSAQILQTKVSRTGSCFHCIFPNKGPSLSRGFVLQACPDSKRLLQPFYRVGVLLSFKETNHKMQWSIENTLPCTDGPLLKRREETRVQLENSTPDLHMDATSAQRAANASVVFGGDGAASNNATERTKLDFLNVTMNAEPALLGPPTAAERSESLAEPQYRQFTTSSGDKDHQQQLKFIW